One part of the Streptomyces sp. AM 2-1-1 genome encodes these proteins:
- a CDS encoding aldehyde dehydrogenase family protein: MSFFTDLAHQYIDGEWRPGKGSWDIIDFNPFDGEKLASIPVATAEEVDQAYRAAERAQRSWAETNAYSRRGVLEQALRIVEEREPEIGDAIVAELGGTRLKAAFELHLAKEFLREAIQIALRPTGQLLPSPVEGKENRVYREPVGVVGVISPFNFPFLLSLKSVAPALALGNAVVLKPHQNTPVVGGTLIAKIFEDAGLPAGLLNVVVTDIAEIGDALLEHPVPQVISFTGSDKVGRHVATVGAAHLKRVVLELGGNSALIVLDDADIDYAVDAAVFSRFVHQGQVCMAANRILVDRSVEAEFTEKFVAKVASLTVGDPADPATQIGPLINSTQAEAVTKLVEQTVAGGATALLRGTTDGNLVSPSVLTGLSADSPVLQQEIFGPVALLVPFDGEDEAVRIANDTPYGLSGAVHTGDIERGVRVGQRIHTGMIHINDGTVNDEPIVPFGGVKNSGLGRLNGEATIDAFTTQKWISVQRGRTRFPF, from the coding sequence ATGTCCTTCTTCACTGACCTGGCCCATCAGTACATCGACGGCGAGTGGCGGCCCGGCAAGGGCTCCTGGGACATCATCGACTTCAACCCGTTCGACGGGGAGAAGCTCGCCTCCATCCCCGTCGCCACGGCCGAAGAGGTGGACCAGGCCTACCGCGCCGCCGAGCGCGCCCAGCGGTCGTGGGCCGAGACCAACGCCTACAGCCGGCGCGGTGTGCTGGAGCAGGCGCTGCGCATCGTGGAGGAGCGGGAGCCGGAGATCGGTGACGCGATCGTCGCCGAACTCGGCGGCACCCGCCTCAAGGCCGCCTTCGAGCTGCACCTCGCCAAGGAGTTCCTCCGTGAGGCCATCCAGATCGCGCTGCGCCCCACCGGCCAGCTGCTCCCCTCGCCGGTCGAGGGCAAGGAGAACCGGGTCTACCGCGAGCCGGTCGGCGTGGTGGGCGTCATCAGCCCCTTCAACTTCCCTTTCCTGCTCTCCCTGAAGTCGGTCGCACCGGCGCTCGCCCTCGGCAACGCGGTCGTCCTCAAGCCGCACCAGAACACCCCGGTCGTCGGCGGTACGCTCATCGCCAAGATCTTCGAGGACGCCGGTCTGCCCGCCGGTCTGCTGAACGTCGTGGTCACCGACATCGCCGAGATCGGCGACGCCCTGCTGGAGCACCCGGTGCCGCAGGTCATCTCCTTCACCGGCTCCGACAAGGTGGGCCGGCACGTCGCGACGGTCGGCGCCGCCCACCTCAAGCGGGTCGTGCTGGAGCTCGGCGGCAACAGCGCGCTCATCGTCCTGGACGACGCCGACATCGACTACGCCGTCGACGCGGCGGTCTTCAGCCGCTTCGTCCACCAGGGCCAGGTCTGCATGGCGGCCAACCGCATCCTCGTCGACCGGTCCGTCGAGGCCGAGTTCACCGAGAAGTTCGTCGCCAAGGTCGCGTCCCTGACGGTCGGCGACCCCGCCGACCCCGCCACCCAGATCGGCCCGCTGATCAACTCCACCCAGGCCGAGGCCGTCACCAAGCTGGTCGAGCAGACCGTCGCCGGCGGCGCCACCGCGCTGCTGCGGGGCACCACGGACGGCAACCTGGTCAGCCCGTCCGTGCTCACCGGCCTCTCCGCCGACTCGCCCGTCCTCCAGCAGGAGATCTTCGGTCCCGTCGCGCTGCTCGTGCCCTTCGACGGTGAGGACGAGGCGGTCAGGATCGCGAACGACACCCCGTACGGCCTGAGCGGCGCCGTGCACACCGGCGACATCGAGCGCGGGGTGCGCGTCGGGCAGCGCATCCACACCGGAATGATCCACATCAACGACGGCACCGTGAACGACGAGCCCATCGTCCCGTTCGGCGGAGTGAAGAACTCGGGCCTCGGGCGCCTCAACGGCGAGGCGACGATCGACGCCTTCACCACCCAGAAGTGGATCTCCGTCCAGCGCGGCCGCACCCGGTTCCCCTTCTGA
- a CDS encoding Lrp/AsnC family transcriptional regulator: MRLNDLDERIVHALAEDARRSYADIGALVGLSAPAVKRRVDRLRDQGAITAFTVRVDPSTLGWETEGFIEIFCSRNTSPDAIRSGLSRYPEIASASTVTGDADAVVQVFAADMRHFEQVLERIAGEPYVERTKSVLVLSPLVRRYVSGPPVE, encoded by the coding sequence GTGCGCCTGAACGACCTCGACGAACGCATCGTCCACGCCCTCGCCGAAGACGCCCGACGCTCCTACGCCGACATCGGCGCGCTCGTCGGCCTGTCCGCGCCCGCCGTGAAGCGCCGCGTCGACCGGCTCCGCGACCAGGGGGCGATCACCGCCTTCACCGTACGGGTCGACCCCTCCACCCTGGGCTGGGAGACGGAGGGCTTCATCGAGATCTTCTGCAGCCGCAACACCTCTCCCGACGCGATCAGGAGCGGACTGTCCCGCTACCCCGAGATCGCGTCCGCCTCCACCGTCACCGGCGACGCGGACGCCGTCGTGCAGGTCTTCGCGGCCGACATGCGCCACTTCGAGCAGGTACTCGAACGCATCGCGGGGGAACCGTACGTCGAGCGGACCAAGTCCGTCCTGGTGCTCTCCCCGCTGGTCCGCCGGTACGTCTCCGGACCGCCCGTCGAGTAG
- a CDS encoding carbon-nitrogen hydrolase family protein: MPSLRTALFQSSGTPGDVPANLGALDDAAARAAADGAQLLVTSEMYLTGYALGDAVPRLAETADGPGARAVAALAARHRIAVLYGYPERAGELVHNATQLVGPDGTVLAHYRKTHLFGDFEHAWFTPGERTVVQAEVGGVRVGLLICYDVEFPENVRAHALAGTDLLLVPTAQMHPFQFVAESVVPVRAFENQLYVAYVNRTGPEGEFEFVGLSCLAGPDGTVRARAGHGEELVSGDVDPGLLAASRAANPYLADRRPELYGALARPA; the protein is encoded by the coding sequence ATGCCGTCGTTGCGCACCGCCCTGTTCCAGAGCTCCGGCACCCCGGGGGACGTTCCGGCGAACCTCGGCGCCCTCGACGACGCCGCCGCGCGGGCCGCCGCCGACGGAGCCCAGCTGCTGGTGACCTCCGAGATGTACCTCACCGGCTACGCCCTCGGCGACGCCGTTCCCCGCCTGGCCGAGACCGCCGACGGTCCTGGCGCGCGGGCCGTCGCCGCCCTCGCCGCCCGCCACCGGATCGCCGTCCTGTACGGCTACCCGGAGCGCGCCGGCGAGCTGGTCCACAACGCCACGCAGCTCGTCGGCCCCGACGGCACCGTCCTCGCGCACTACCGGAAGACCCACCTGTTCGGCGACTTCGAGCACGCCTGGTTCACCCCCGGGGAACGGACCGTCGTCCAGGCCGAGGTCGGCGGTGTCCGCGTCGGGCTGCTGATCTGCTACGACGTCGAGTTCCCGGAGAACGTCCGGGCCCACGCGCTCGCCGGCACCGACCTGCTGCTCGTGCCGACGGCGCAGATGCACCCCTTCCAGTTCGTCGCCGAGTCCGTCGTACCGGTCCGCGCCTTCGAGAACCAGTTGTACGTCGCGTACGTCAACCGGACCGGCCCGGAAGGCGAGTTCGAGTTCGTCGGGCTGAGCTGCCTGGCCGGTCCGGACGGCACCGTGCGCGCCCGGGCCGGACACGGCGAGGAGCTCGTGAGCGGCGACGTGGACCCCGGCCTCCTGGCCGCCTCGCGCGCCGCCAACCCGTACCTCGCCGACCGGCGCCCGGAGCTGTACGGCGCGCTCGCCCGCCCCGCCTGA
- a CDS encoding NAD(P)/FAD-dependent oxidoreductase produces MTSTVPNAVPHADTAPPITMFGPDFPYAYDDFLAHPAGLGQIPATEHGQEVAVIGGGLSGIITAYELMKMGLRPVVYEADRIGGRLRTVGFDGCDPKLTAEMGAMRFPPSSTALQHYIDLVDLETRPFPNPLSPATPSTVVDLKGESHYARTIDDLPQVYRDVAAAWNACLEEGADFSDMNRALRERDVPRIREIWARLVEQLDNQTFYGFLCASESFRSFRHREIFGQVGFGTGGWDTDFPNSILEILRVVYTEADDHHRGIVGGSQQLPLRLWEREPRKPVHWPLGTSLSSLHAGDPRPAVTRLDRTAGNRVTVTDAGGDIRTYRAVVFTGQSWLLLSKIACDDALFPIDHWTAMERTHYMESSKLFVPVDRPFWLDKDEVTGRDTMSMTLTDRMTRGTYLLDDGPDEPAVICLSYTWCDDSLKWLPLSPNERMDVMLKSLGEIYPNVDIRKHVIGNPVTVSWENEPYFMGAFKANLPGHYRYQRRLFTHFMQDRLPADKRGIFLAGDDISWTAGWAEGAVQTALNAVWGVMTQFGGSTDPTNPGPGDLFDEIAPVELPED; encoded by the coding sequence ATGACGTCCACGGTGCCCAACGCCGTCCCGCACGCCGACACCGCCCCGCCGATCACCATGTTCGGCCCGGACTTCCCGTACGCGTACGACGACTTCCTCGCGCACCCGGCGGGCCTCGGCCAGATACCCGCCACCGAGCACGGGCAGGAGGTCGCGGTCATCGGCGGCGGCCTCTCGGGCATCATCACCGCCTACGAGCTGATGAAGATGGGCCTGCGGCCCGTCGTCTACGAGGCCGACCGCATCGGCGGGCGGCTGCGCACCGTCGGCTTCGACGGCTGCGACCCCAAGCTCACCGCCGAGATGGGCGCGATGCGCTTCCCGCCCTCGTCCACGGCGCTCCAGCACTACATCGACCTGGTGGACCTGGAGACCCGGCCGTTCCCCAACCCGCTCTCTCCGGCGACCCCTTCGACCGTCGTGGACCTCAAGGGCGAGTCGCACTACGCGCGCACCATCGACGACCTGCCCCAGGTCTACCGCGACGTCGCGGCAGCCTGGAACGCCTGCCTGGAGGAGGGCGCCGACTTCTCCGACATGAACCGCGCCCTGCGCGAGCGGGACGTCCCGCGCATCCGCGAGATCTGGGCCCGGCTCGTGGAGCAGCTCGACAACCAGACCTTCTACGGCTTCCTGTGCGCGTCGGAGTCCTTCCGGTCCTTCCGCCACCGCGAGATCTTCGGCCAGGTCGGCTTCGGCACCGGCGGCTGGGACACCGACTTCCCCAACTCCATCCTGGAGATCCTGCGGGTCGTCTACACCGAGGCCGACGACCACCACCGCGGGATCGTCGGAGGGAGCCAGCAGCTCCCACTGCGTCTGTGGGAGCGCGAGCCGCGCAAGCCGGTCCACTGGCCGCTCGGTACCTCGCTCTCCTCCCTGCACGCCGGCGACCCCCGGCCCGCCGTCACCCGGCTCGACCGCACGGCGGGCAACCGCGTCACGGTCACGGACGCGGGCGGTGACATCCGCACCTACCGCGCCGTCGTCTTCACCGGACAGTCCTGGCTGCTGCTCTCCAAGATCGCCTGCGACGACGCGCTCTTCCCGATCGACCACTGGACGGCGATGGAGCGCACCCACTACATGGAGTCGTCCAAGCTGTTCGTGCCGGTCGACCGCCCGTTCTGGCTGGACAAGGACGAGGTCACCGGCCGCGACACCATGTCGATGACGCTGACCGACCGGATGACCAGGGGCACCTACCTGCTGGACGACGGGCCCGACGAGCCGGCCGTCATCTGCCTCTCGTACACCTGGTGCGACGACAGCCTCAAGTGGCTGCCGCTCTCCCCGAACGAACGCATGGACGTCATGCTGAAGTCGCTCGGCGAGATCTACCCGAACGTCGACATCCGCAAGCACGTCATCGGCAACCCGGTGACCGTCTCCTGGGAGAACGAGCCCTATTTCATGGGCGCGTTCAAGGCGAACCTGCCCGGGCACTACCGCTACCAGCGGCGCCTGTTCACCCACTTCATGCAGGACCGGCTGCCCGCCGACAAGCGCGGGATCTTCCTGGCCGGCGACGACATCTCCTGGACGGCCGGGTGGGCCGAGGGGGCCGTGCAGACCGCGCTGAACGCCGTGTGGGGCGTGATGACCCAGTTCGGCGGCTCCACCGACCCCACCAACCCGGGCCCCGGCGACCTCTTCGACGAGATCGCACCGGTCGAACTGCCGGAGGACTGA
- a CDS encoding DUF5995 family protein, which translates to MAQSEQIAVPVPEHTEHTEHTGSTDTAGDAASTGITDVIERMRALGVRCPGGDGVGVFNEVYLAVTEAIGAEVAAGGFADRAATSALDVRFAERYLAAIGTADGGGLPPECWRPLLQYRRHPGVRPIQFALAGINAHIGHDLALAVVDTCRTLGCAPPELEDEFERVGDLLVLLEERIREELMPGPDLLEIADPLTHLLTSWSLQRAREGARSAAKVLWRLRSVPPLAEEFRGRTDAAVGLVGRFLLTPCG; encoded by the coding sequence ATGGCGCAGTCGGAGCAGATCGCGGTCCCGGTCCCCGAACACACCGAACACACCGAGCACACCGGGAGCACGGACACCGCGGGGGACGCGGCCTCCACCGGCATCACGGACGTGATCGAACGCATGCGCGCTCTGGGGGTGCGGTGTCCCGGCGGCGACGGCGTGGGGGTCTTCAACGAGGTCTACCTGGCGGTCACCGAGGCCATCGGCGCGGAGGTGGCGGCGGGCGGCTTCGCCGACCGGGCGGCCACCTCGGCGCTGGACGTCCGGTTCGCCGAGCGCTACCTGGCGGCGATCGGCACGGCCGACGGCGGCGGTCTCCCGCCGGAGTGCTGGCGGCCGCTCCTGCAGTACCGCCGGCATCCGGGTGTACGCCCGATCCAGTTCGCCCTCGCGGGCATCAACGCCCACATCGGCCACGACCTCGCGCTGGCGGTGGTGGACACCTGTCGTACCCTCGGCTGCGCTCCGCCGGAGCTGGAGGATGAGTTCGAGCGCGTGGGCGACCTCCTCGTCCTGTTGGAGGAGCGCATCCGCGAGGAGCTGATGCCCGGACCGGATCTGCTGGAGATCGCCGATCCGCTGACCCATCTGCTGACGTCCTGGAGCCTGCAGCGGGCCCGGGAGGGTGCCCGGTCGGCGGCGAAGGTGCTCTGGCGGCTCCGGTCGGTGCCGCCGCTGGCCGAGGAGTTCCGCGGGCGTACGGACGCCGCGGTCGGCTTGGTGGGCCGTTTCCTGCTGACGCCCTGCGGTTGA
- a CDS encoding glycoside hydrolase family 6 protein: MSAAAALVAAAAGLAALTAATGGDDRAADLPRPTGSPVPGPLPGGPTAGPGPSAETSATRVPRGPAPGAAADPSPVPARSSKTPPPPAGGKPAALPELYRSPDSPLLEWIAAHPGDPRRPVVASRIGDRPAAVWFTSYDPATVTGRVSAVTRAAGAAGRTPVLVPYAIADRDCGGASGGGAPDLGSYDTWMRGFAAGLGGGPVIVVLEPDAVADADCLTPDGRAARFASLARAARTLHAANPRARVYFDGGHSAWHGAAEQAALLRAAGAARYGDGIFTNVSNFRATAEEAAYARRVLDALGGPPGLGAVIDTSRNGNGAPADDAWCDPPGRALGRAPTTRTGEPRIDAYLWVKSPGESDGCSAEAGAFSPEYAYALATG, from the coding sequence ATGAGCGCCGCCGCCGCCCTCGTCGCGGCCGCCGCCGGCCTCGCGGCGCTGACCGCCGCCACGGGCGGCGACGACCGCGCCGCGGACCTGCCCCGACCGACCGGCAGCCCGGTCCCGGGGCCGCTCCCGGGTGGACCCACCGCCGGGCCGGGCCCGTCTGCGGAGACCTCCGCGACCCGGGTCCCGCGGGGTCCGGCACCGGGCGCCGCGGCGGACCCGTCGCCGGTCCCGGCCCGGTCGTCGAAGACCCCGCCGCCGCCCGCCGGCGGGAAGCCGGCCGCGCTCCCGGAGCTCTACCGTTCCCCGGACTCCCCGCTGCTGGAGTGGATCGCCGCTCACCCGGGCGATCCGCGCCGCCCGGTCGTCGCATCCCGGATAGGAGACCGGCCGGCCGCCGTCTGGTTCACCTCGTACGACCCGGCCACGGTCACCGGCCGCGTCTCGGCCGTGACCCGGGCGGCCGGGGCCGCGGGCCGCACCCCCGTCCTGGTGCCGTACGCCATCGCGGACCGCGATTGCGGCGGCGCCTCCGGGGGCGGCGCCCCCGACCTCGGCTCCTACGACACCTGGATGCGCGGCTTCGCGGCGGGGCTCGGCGGCGGGCCGGTGATCGTCGTCCTGGAACCGGACGCGGTGGCGGACGCGGACTGCCTCACGCCGGACGGCCGGGCCGCCCGGTTCGCCTCGCTGGCGCGGGCGGCCCGGACCCTGCACGCCGCGAACCCGCGGGCCCGGGTGTACTTCGACGGCGGCCACTCCGCCTGGCACGGCGCGGCGGAACAGGCGGCGCTGCTGCGGGCGGCGGGCGCCGCCCGGTACGGCGACGGGATCTTCACCAACGTCTCGAACTTCCGCGCCACGGCCGAGGAAGCCGCTTACGCGCGGCGGGTGCTGGACGCCCTCGGTGGTCCGCCCGGCCTCGGCGCCGTCATCGACACCAGCCGCAACGGCAACGGCGCCCCGGCGGACGACGCCTGGTGCGACCCGCCGGGGCGGGCCCTCGGCCGCGCCCCGACGACGCGTACCGGCGAGCCCCGGATCGACGCGTACCTGTGGGTGAAGTCGCCGGGGGAATCCGACGGCTGTTCGGCGGAGGCGGGCGCGTTCAGCCCGGAGTACGCGTACGCCCTCGCCACGGGGTGA
- a CDS encoding solute carrier family 23 protein, translating into MAGFGWKLHGDGKHLRPGEVVKPGERLTWGRTAGLGAQHVVSMIGACFVAPVLMGLDANLAVMASGVATILFLLLTRGRIPSYLGSSLSFVGVAAVIATQGGDASTLTGALLVVGAVLFLCGAVVRALGARIIHLVLPPVVTGAVVMLIGFNLAPVTAGTYWPQDQWSALLTMVFTGFALVVLRGFWSRIAIFLGLAFGYVLSWVLDRVFGRIHSPAGGTESVDHWRLDLSGVGDASWIGLPDFHAPSFSGSAILVALPVVIALIAENAGHVKAVGEMTGDPLDDQLGTAIMADGVATVVATSVGGPATTTYAENIGVMAATRVYSTAAYWCAAGFAILFGLCPKFGAFVAAIPGGVLGGITVILYGMIGLLGAQIWVRAGVDLANPLHLVPVAAGLIVGIGNVSLTFTDNFELSGIALGTIVVVLGYHVLRVLAPAHMTGEPPLREPENPGYDRG; encoded by the coding sequence ATGGCGGGCTTCGGCTGGAAGCTGCACGGTGACGGCAAGCACTTGCGGCCGGGGGAGGTCGTCAAGCCCGGTGAGCGGCTGACCTGGGGCCGGACGGCCGGGCTCGGCGCCCAGCACGTGGTGTCCATGATCGGCGCGTGTTTCGTCGCGCCGGTCCTGATGGGGCTGGACGCCAACCTCGCCGTCATGGCCTCGGGCGTCGCCACCATCCTCTTCCTGCTCCTCACGCGGGGACGTATCCCCAGCTACCTGGGGAGCAGCCTGTCGTTCGTCGGCGTCGCCGCCGTGATCGCGACCCAGGGCGGCGACGCGTCGACCCTCACCGGCGCGCTGCTGGTCGTCGGAGCCGTCCTCTTCCTCTGCGGGGCGGTGGTGCGCGCACTCGGCGCGCGGATCATCCACCTCGTCCTGCCGCCGGTGGTCACGGGCGCGGTCGTCATGCTCATCGGATTCAACCTCGCCCCGGTGACGGCAGGCACCTACTGGCCGCAGGACCAGTGGTCGGCGCTGCTCACCATGGTCTTCACCGGCTTCGCCCTGGTCGTCCTGCGCGGCTTCTGGTCGCGTATCGCGATCTTCCTCGGGCTGGCCTTCGGCTACGTCCTGTCCTGGGTGCTCGACCGGGTCTTCGGCCGTATCCACTCCCCGGCGGGCGGCACCGAGTCCGTGGACCACTGGCGCCTCGACCTGTCCGGGGTCGGCGACGCGAGCTGGATCGGACTGCCGGACTTCCACGCCCCGAGCTTCTCCGGCTCGGCGATCCTGGTGGCGCTGCCCGTGGTCATCGCCCTCATCGCGGAGAACGCGGGTCACGTCAAGGCCGTCGGGGAGATGACCGGCGATCCGCTGGACGACCAGCTCGGCACCGCGATCATGGCGGACGGCGTGGCCACCGTCGTCGCGACCTCCGTGGGCGGACCCGCCACCACCACCTACGCGGAGAACATCGGTGTGATGGCCGCCACCCGCGTCTACTCCACCGCCGCCTACTGGTGCGCGGCCGGGTTCGCGATCCTCTTCGGACTCTGCCCCAAGTTCGGTGCCTTCGTGGCGGCGATCCCCGGCGGGGTCCTCGGCGGCATCACCGTCATCCTCTACGGCATGATCGGCCTGCTCGGTGCCCAGATCTGGGTCCGCGCCGGGGTCGACCTCGCCAACCCGCTGCACCTGGTGCCGGTGGCGGCCGGGCTCATCGTCGGGATCGGCAACGTCAGCCTGACCTTCACCGACAACTTCGAGCTCAGCGGCATCGCGCTGGGAACGATCGTGGTGGTCCTCGGCTACCACGTCCTGCGGGTCCTCGCCCCGGCACACATGACCGGCGAACCACCCCTGCGGGAGCCGGAGAACCCGGGGTACGACCGCGGCTGA
- a CDS encoding barstar family protein, producing the protein MRTADHDRGLLVNYLLVQEDEDGVEQLWGRCAGVEGFFVDPVPPAREVLTLRGCRPDGLLSNILAEPDVSLRGMGDVCVEVWDDEKPVQWWTLVDAVVVAHQPHPADPARYDIVLGAGVRNEESFFELPAVPRFELFAGTTVAAASAGRCSAVDGLFKARADPVPVPMELIGCEPAEPLLAALRRPRRSERDWAYLLVLDRHGAVMASRTVGLAITGARPSVLGGTLVDITLTDGGDGRPSSAARPIWAQWYQGPPAEPNLWAPYDSQGRAEWLDLTTRAWRVPAPQPDRSGGEHHLDGRFITDVPGLHCAIAEALLGPGRYYGREWNAFKDCLGGGFGVAPPFTLTWHDSEIARRALADIVENPHGQLSYFEEIVRLLERCDVAVVLR; encoded by the coding sequence GTGCGCACCGCAGATCACGACCGGGGGCTTCTGGTGAACTACCTCCTGGTTCAGGAGGACGAGGACGGCGTGGAACAGCTCTGGGGGAGGTGTGCGGGCGTCGAAGGGTTCTTCGTCGACCCGGTCCCGCCGGCACGGGAGGTCCTCACTCTCCGCGGATGCCGCCCCGACGGTCTCCTGAGCAACATCCTGGCTGAGCCCGACGTCTCGCTGCGGGGTATGGGTGACGTGTGCGTCGAGGTCTGGGACGACGAGAAGCCCGTGCAGTGGTGGACACTCGTCGATGCGGTCGTGGTGGCCCATCAGCCCCACCCGGCCGACCCGGCGCGGTACGACATCGTGCTCGGCGCCGGCGTCAGGAACGAGGAGAGCTTCTTCGAACTGCCTGCGGTGCCACGCTTCGAGCTCTTCGCGGGGACGACGGTCGCTGCGGCAAGTGCAGGCCGGTGCTCCGCCGTGGACGGCCTGTTCAAGGCGCGAGCGGACCCTGTCCCCGTTCCGATGGAGCTGATCGGCTGCGAGCCTGCGGAGCCCCTGCTCGCGGCGCTGCGACGGCCCCGTCGGTCGGAGCGGGACTGGGCCTACCTCCTGGTTCTGGATCGCCATGGTGCCGTGATGGCCTCCCGCACCGTGGGCCTGGCCATCACCGGAGCGCGTCCGTCCGTGCTCGGCGGCACGCTCGTCGACATCACCCTCACCGATGGTGGAGACGGTCGGCCATCGTCGGCGGCCCGCCCGATCTGGGCGCAGTGGTATCAGGGCCCGCCGGCAGAGCCCAACCTCTGGGCGCCGTACGACTCGCAGGGCAGGGCCGAGTGGCTGGACCTCACCACTCGTGCCTGGAGGGTGCCCGCGCCCCAGCCGGATCGGTCCGGCGGTGAGCACCATCTCGACGGCCGGTTCATCACTGACGTTCCCGGTCTGCACTGCGCGATCGCCGAGGCCCTGCTCGGGCCCGGCCGCTACTACGGCCGGGAGTGGAACGCCTTCAAGGACTGCCTGGGCGGTGGATTCGGAGTGGCTCCGCCCTTCACCCTGACCTGGCACGACTCCGAGATCGCACGCCGCGCACTGGCGGACATTGTGGAGAATCCGCATGGCCAGCTCTCCTACTTCGAGGAGATCGTGCGACTCCTCGAACGATGCGACGTCGCGGTCGTGCTCCGGTGA
- a CDS encoding SMI1/KNR4 family protein: MGIHPDVAVLLDLVPADLAGGERIDWAAAEALLGTKLPSDYRALLDTYGVGDIGELVILPPLPSDVRGWEGCHIGSMTAGLRRLWDEDAGVLGVTLGADAVLPWGSGMNANEMAWLMNDPEPDKWPVVAWRRHYSSGESPWALFECGMAQFIARMILGRFDACPLGDASLWNQPDTFVSWREQRRRLLAGLDPQTGEPSPYADMFPITEDWP, from the coding sequence ATGGGCATTCATCCAGATGTAGCCGTATTGCTCGATCTCGTACCAGCAGATCTTGCGGGCGGCGAGCGGATCGACTGGGCGGCGGCCGAAGCTTTGCTGGGCACCAAGCTTCCGAGCGACTACAGGGCACTGCTGGACACCTACGGCGTGGGCGACATCGGAGAGCTTGTCATTCTGCCCCCACTGCCGAGTGACGTGCGTGGGTGGGAGGGGTGTCACATCGGCAGCATGACGGCTGGTCTGCGCAGACTCTGGGACGAGGACGCAGGTGTCCTTGGCGTGACGCTAGGTGCTGATGCTGTCCTGCCCTGGGGCTCAGGAATGAATGCCAACGAGATGGCTTGGCTGATGAACGACCCCGAACCGGACAAGTGGCCAGTCGTAGCCTGGCGGCGGCACTACTCGTCGGGCGAGTCGCCGTGGGCCCTGTTTGAGTGCGGCATGGCCCAGTTCATCGCACGCATGATACTGGGCCGGTTCGATGCCTGCCCACTCGGTGATGCGTCGCTCTGGAACCAGCCAGACACCTTCGTCAGCTGGCGCGAGCAACGTCGACGGCTTCTTGCCGGCCTGGACCCGCAGACCGGCGAACCCAGTCCTTACGCCGACATGTTTCCCATCACCGAGGACTGGCCCTGA
- a CDS encoding MFS transporter: protein MASDSIATAFDPAQVKRARYAVAAVFTVHGAVTGSFATRVPWIQDHAGVSAGQLGLALAFPAIGASLAMPVAGRISHRFGARNALRVLLALWTLALILPALAPNLLTLCAALFVYGASAGMSDVAMNALGVEVENRLDRSIMSGLHGMWSAGALIGSAAGTVAAHVGADARLHHTVAALALTVLGVVAVQGVLDLRSEPDEEPPPRFTLPPRSALVIGAIGFCAVFAEGASMDWSAVYLRDVVDTSAGLAAASTTAFALMMMVARIAGDKIVDRFGAVRTVRAGGTLATVGGALVVLSPGAVGVLCGFGLLGLGVAVVVPLAFAAAGRSGPNPSQAIAGVATITYTSGLVAPSAIGSLAEATSLVVSFGLVTVLAFGLVIGAGVLRGADRKVADRVPAPGPVVAKSPSEG from the coding sequence GCGCGCCAGATACGCGGTCGCCGCCGTGTTCACCGTGCACGGCGCGGTGACCGGCAGTTTCGCCACCCGGGTCCCCTGGATCCAGGACCACGCGGGGGTCAGCGCGGGACAGCTGGGCCTCGCCCTCGCCTTCCCGGCGATCGGCGCCTCGCTGGCGATGCCGGTGGCCGGCCGGATCAGCCACCGGTTCGGCGCCCGCAACGCGCTGCGGGTCCTGCTCGCCCTCTGGACGCTGGCGCTGATCCTGCCGGCGCTCGCTCCGAACCTGCTGACGCTCTGTGCGGCCCTCTTCGTCTACGGCGCCTCGGCGGGCATGTCCGACGTGGCGATGAACGCCCTGGGCGTGGAGGTCGAGAACCGCCTCGACCGCTCGATCATGTCCGGTCTGCACGGCATGTGGAGCGCCGGCGCCCTGATCGGCTCGGCGGCGGGCACGGTGGCGGCCCACGTCGGTGCCGACGCGCGGCTCCACCACACCGTTGCCGCGCTGGCCCTCACCGTGCTGGGCGTCGTCGCGGTCCAGGGCGTACTGGACCTGCGCAGCGAGCCGGACGAGGAGCCGCCGCCGCGCTTCACCCTGCCGCCCAGGTCGGCGCTGGTGATCGGTGCGATCGGCTTCTGCGCCGTGTTCGCCGAGGGGGCCTCCATGGACTGGTCGGCCGTCTACCTGCGGGACGTCGTCGACACCTCGGCCGGTCTCGCGGCCGCCTCCACCACGGCGTTCGCGCTGATGATGATGGTGGCGCGGATCGCCGGGGACAAGATCGTGGACCGTTTCGGTGCCGTCCGCACGGTGCGGGCCGGCGGCACGCTCGCCACGGTGGGCGGCGCCCTGGTGGTCCTCTCCCCGGGCGCGGTGGGTGTGCTCTGCGGGTTCGGCCTGCTCGGCCTCGGGGTCGCGGTCGTCGTCCCGCTGGCCTTCGCGGCGGCGGGGCGCAGCGGACCGAACCCGAGTCAGGCGATCGCCGGCGTCGCCACCATCACCTACACCTCCGGGCTGGTCGCGCCGTCCGCGATCGGATCGCTGGCGGAGGCGACGTCGCTGGTCGTCTCCTTCGGCCTGGTGACGGTGCTGGCCTTCGGCCTGGTGATCGGGGCCGGTGTCCTGCGCGGCGCCGACCGCAAGGTGGCGGACCGGGTGCCGGCACCGGGCCCCGTGGTGGCGAAGAGCCCGTCCGAGGGCTGA